The proteins below come from a single Tiliqua scincoides isolate rTilSci1 chromosome 16, rTilSci1.hap2, whole genome shotgun sequence genomic window:
- the ASB6 gene encoding ankyrin repeat and SOCS box protein 6, which translates to MRRSAPARLIQSAARSVQNGYSWSEGGERSGAFGGATTKDGDSVFAFVIFVLGEMVGGDKEEAKVINCFCFQVTRLLMAHSAKLCECPSYKSLAHLCLKSFHLFDSSGSGTEVLILGRLVREGECAVPCPADVELEDCMQQAFLVF; encoded by the exons ATGCGGCGTTCTGCTCCTGCGCGCCTCATCCAATCAGCGGCGCGGAGCGTCCAGAATGGCTACAGCTGGTCTGAAGGCGGCGAGAGGAGCGGAGCGTTTGgag GAGCCACGACAAAAGATGGTGACAGTGTCTTTGCCTTTGTCATCTTCGTGCTTGGAGAGATGGTGGGGGGAGACAAGGAAGAGGCCAAGGTGATCAACTGCTTCTGCTTCCAGGTCACCCGCTTACTGATGGCCCACAGTGCCAAACTCTGCGAGTGCCCCTCCTACAAATCCCTCGCCCACCTCTGCCTGAAGAGCTTCCACCTCTTTGACAGCTCAGGCTCTGGAACAGAAGTGCTTATCCTTGGAAGGTTGGTCAGAGAGGGAGAGTGTGCGGTGCCTTGCCCAGCTGACGTAGAGCTGGAGGACTGTATGCAACAAGCCTTCCTGGTATTCTGA